A region of the Agrobacterium sp. RAC06 genome:
ATTTCTCCTCGCCGATCGAAGTGAATGGCGTGGTTCGCGGCGTCATCGCCTTCAAGGTCGACATCGAAGATATCGAAACGTCCTGGCGCGGCGGTGAATACAAGATCCTGGTGCATGATCCCGAGGGGATCATCTTCATGACCGGCAATCCAGAATGGCTTTATGCCTCGGTGCTGCCGCTGACACCTGAACGTCTCGAACGCACCTCGGCCTCGCGACGGTATTCGGACGCCGTCCTGCGGGACCTGCCGATCAAGCGTGGCGCACTCGACGATCATGTGTTGATGACCATCAACCAGAGCGATGGAAATCGCGAATATCTCGTCCTGCAACACTATATGCCGGATGCCGACTGGACCGTGAAAGTGCTTTTCGACACCGGCACGATCCACGCCCAGGCGCGAACCATGCTGGTCGCCATCCTGCTGTTTCTCTGCCTCTTCGTTCTGGGGCTCGCCGTTGTCATCCAGCGTCGCGCCCGGCTGCAGGAGCGGATGCACATGCAGATCGAGGCGCAGGCCGAGCTGGAGCGGCGGGTCGAGGAGCGCACGGCCGACCTCGCGCGCGTTAACCTGCAACTGCGTCAGACCCAGGCCGATCTCATCCAGGCTGGCAAGCTCGCCGGTCTCGGCCAGATGTCGGCGGCTCTGTCGCATGAGTTCAACCAGCCGCTCGCGGCCGCCAAGACTTATGCCGACAGCGCAACGATGCTGATCGATCGCGACAGGATATCAGAGGCACGCGACAATCTCGGGCGCATTTCCAGCCTGATCGACCGCATGGCCTCGATCTCGCGTCACCTGCGCAACTTTGCCCGCAAGCCGAACGAGAAGCTTGGCCCGATCTCTATCGAAGAGGTGGTCCGCGAGACGCTTGAGATCGTCTCGGCCCGCCTCGGAACCGCCGATGCCAGCCTGTCTCTCAGTTTCGAGCCCGATCTGCCGGCCGTGCAGGGCGGCCCCGTGCGTCTGCAGCAGGTTCTGGTCAACATCCTCACCAATGCCTGCGATGCCGTGGAGGGGTTGGAGGACCGCAAGATCGAGCTTTCGGCGCGGAGCACACAGGGACGCGTGGTGATCGAGATCGCAGACCGCGGCCCGGGCGTCCCGCCGGCGATCGTCGAGCGCATCTTTGATCCCTTCTTCACCACCAAGGGCGTGGGCAAGGGGCTTGGTCTCGGTCTTTCCATTTCCTACAATATCATCAAGGATTTCGGCGGTAGCCTGACAGTCGGCAAACGGGAAGGCGGCGGCGCGTTGTTTCGGATCGAACTCCTCCAAGCGGAAGCATTGAACGAGGCAGCGGAGTGAATTCAGGACAGGTCTTGCTCGTCGATGACGAGGAGGAGCTGCGCTTCTCCACCAGTCAGGCGCTCGAACTGCACGGCCTGCAGGTCAAGGCCTTCGCCTCCGGAGAGGAAATCCTCTCGCGGGTCGGCTTCGGTTTCGATGGCGTGGTCGTGAGTGACATCCGCATGCCGGGCATGGACGGGATGACGCTTCTCCACCGCATCCGCGAACTCGATCACGAGATCCCCGTCATTCTCGTGACCGGACATGGCGAGGTGCAGCTTGCCGTCAAGGCGATGCGTGAAGGCGCCTATGACTTCATCGAGAAGCCGTTTGCCAGCCAGGCGCTCGCCGGTGTCGTGCGACATGCACTCGACCGCCGGTCGCTGGTGCTTGAGAACCGGCGTCTGAGGGCGGTCGCGGGCAAGCGCGACGATATCGAGACGCGGCTTCCGGGGCGCACGCCCGTCATGGTCGACCTGCGCTACCGTGTCCGCGCCATCGGCGCCACCGAGGCGGATGCACTGATCATTGGCGAGACGGGTGCTGGCAAGGAGGTTGTGGCACGCAGCCTGCACGATGTCAGTGCGCGGTCAAAAGGACCCTTCATTGCGATCAACTGCGCCTCGCTACCAGAGACGCTGATCGAGAGCGAGCTCTTCGGCCATGAGGCGGGAGCCTTTCCAGGCGCGATCCGTGCGCGCTACGGCAAGTTCGAGCATGGTCGCGGCGGGACGATCCTGCTCGACGAAATCGGCTCCATGCCCTTCGACCTGCAGGCGAAGTTCCTGCGTGTCCTGCAGGAGCGGACCATCACGCGGCTCGGGTCCAACGAGACCGTGCCGCTCGACGTCCGCTTCCTGGCCACCAGCAAGGTCGACCTCGAAAGCGAGGTGGCTGCCGGGCGATTTCGCGCCGATCTCTTCTACCGGCTGAACGTCGCGACGCTCAGGGTGCCGTCGCTTTCGCAGCGACGGGCAGATATTCCGCTCCTTTTCCTGCATCTGGTGCGCGAAGCATCCGCGCGGTACGGTCGCGATGACATGGAGGTTGAGCCGGAGATCCTGTCCGAAATCGCCGAGCGCCACTGGCCGGGCAACGTGCGCGAGCTGAGGAATGCTGCCGATCGTCTCGTGCTCGGCATTGAAACCGGGCTCGACGTCGCGACCGATCCTGATGCCGCGGCCACACGTCTTGCCGAGAAGGTGGCAGCCTATGAAAAGCAATTGATCGCCAGCGCGATTGCAGCCCATGGGGGTGCGTTGAAGCCTGTCTATGAACAGCTCGGCATCTCGCGAAAGACGCTCTACGAGAAGATGCAGAAACACGGGTTGGACAAGAATCTGGCTATCGACGGCTGAGGCTGAGGCCAAGATCGGTTCGGTTCCCGTCTGTGGGGACAATCAATGGGTGGCTTTCCACCCATGGACTCTTCGAAATGTTACGATTTCCCCCCATGGGCGGCGTGAAAAGCGTCGGGCGCGGGTGAGGGGCGACCACGCCACGTTGCCTCCGGCTTAAGCCGGCGCTTAGCTCGCGGAAGGTCCGGCCCAGAGGAGGCGTCGGACTCTGTCACGTCATAACATGTAGGGAGGACTTCATGAAAAAGTTCATGATCGCTATGGCTGGGGCCATGGCACTGACGTTTGCTGCATCCGCGTCGGCTCAGGACAAGGCCGATTGGCCAGGTAGCATGACTATTGGCACCGCCAGCCAGGGCGGCACCTACTTCATTTACGGCACGGGTCTTGCCGGCCTGATCACGGAAAAGCTGGGTGTGAACGCATCCGCTGAAGTCACCGGCGGTCCTGTGCAGAATGCAACGCTTATCGAGACCGGCGACCACCTGATGGGTCTCGTGACCATGGGCCCGGCTTATGAAGCCTGGACCGGCAACAGCGAGCTCGCACCGGGCGTCGAACACAAGAACCTGCGCGCCCTGTTCCCGATGTACCAGACCCCGTTCCAGGTCGTTGCACTGAAGTCGTCGGGCATCACCTCCGTGGCTGACCTCGATGGCAAGCGCGTGTCGGTCGGCCCTGCCGGCGGCACTGCCGCGACCTACTGGCCGCGTTACTTCGAAAGCGTTGGCGTGAAGCCGGTCATCTCGTTCTCGGGTGCAAACGATGCGACGAGCCAGGTCAAGGATGGTTTGATCGACGCCTTCGCCTTTGCCGCTGGCGTTCCGATTTCGGCCTTCGCGCAGATCGCGGCTGAAAACGATGTCAACATCTTCGGCTTCAATGCAGACGAGCAGAAGAAGATCCTCGACGCCATGCCGGAACTGGCAGCCTTCGAGGTGCCCGGCGGTCTCTACCAGGGCTTCCCCGATCCGCAGAGCACCGTCAGCCTCTGGAACTTCGCGGTCGCCAATGCCGAAATGCCTGAGACTCTCGCTTACGAGATCACCAAGCTGGTGATGGAAAACAACGAACGCATG
Encoded here:
- a CDS encoding sensor histidine kinase — protein: MIIALVLVLLAASLALMTVGNRLMTRKVMDEASLQANSALRLATSALSGHLSRYETLPALIADHDDMKELVLDPGNPALRDATNRYLKEINTLLESSDIYVMTMDGNTIAASNFDGEASFVGENFSYRPYFFEAAAGKQARFYALGTTSAKRGYYFSSPIEVNGVVRGVIAFKVDIEDIETSWRGGEYKILVHDPEGIIFMTGNPEWLYASVLPLTPERLERTSASRRYSDAVLRDLPIKRGALDDHVLMTINQSDGNREYLVLQHYMPDADWTVKVLFDTGTIHAQARTMLVAILLFLCLFVLGLAVVIQRRARLQERMHMQIEAQAELERRVEERTADLARVNLQLRQTQADLIQAGKLAGLGQMSAALSHEFNQPLAAAKTYADSATMLIDRDRISEARDNLGRISSLIDRMASISRHLRNFARKPNEKLGPISIEEVVRETLEIVSARLGTADASLSLSFEPDLPAVQGGPVRLQQVLVNILTNACDAVEGLEDRKIELSARSTQGRVVIEIADRGPGVPPAIVERIFDPFFTTKGVGKGLGLGLSISYNIIKDFGGSLTVGKREGGGALFRIELLQAEALNEAAE
- a CDS encoding sigma-54-dependent transcriptional regulator: MNSGQVLLVDDEEELRFSTSQALELHGLQVKAFASGEEILSRVGFGFDGVVVSDIRMPGMDGMTLLHRIRELDHEIPVILVTGHGEVQLAVKAMREGAYDFIEKPFASQALAGVVRHALDRRSLVLENRRLRAVAGKRDDIETRLPGRTPVMVDLRYRVRAIGATEADALIIGETGAGKEVVARSLHDVSARSKGPFIAINCASLPETLIESELFGHEAGAFPGAIRARYGKFEHGRGGTILLDEIGSMPFDLQAKFLRVLQERTITRLGSNETVPLDVRFLATSKVDLESEVAAGRFRADLFYRLNVATLRVPSLSQRRADIPLLFLHLVREASARYGRDDMEVEPEILSEIAERHWPGNVRELRNAADRLVLGIETGLDVATDPDAAATRLAEKVAAYEKQLIASAIAAHGGALKPVYEQLGISRKTLYEKMQKHGLDKNLAIDG
- a CDS encoding TAXI family TRAP transporter solute-binding subunit, which encodes MKKFMIAMAGAMALTFAASASAQDKADWPGSMTIGTASQGGTYFIYGTGLAGLITEKLGVNASAEVTGGPVQNATLIETGDHLMGLVTMGPAYEAWTGNSELAPGVEHKNLRALFPMYQTPFQVVALKSSGITSVADLDGKRVSVGPAGGTAATYWPRYFESVGVKPVISFSGANDATSQVKDGLIDAFAFAAGVPISAFAQIAAENDVNIFGFNADEQKKILDAMPELAAFEVPGGLYQGFPDPQSTVSLWNFAVANAEMPETLAYEITKLVMENNERMVQIHATASETISANIEKNTFLPFHPGSVRYFEEKGITIPDALKGQ